The nucleotide sequence TCCGGGACCTCCTGGACGAAGGCGTCATCGCCATGGCCGGCATCTCGAACGCGACGGTGGCGCAGATCGACGAGGCCAACGAGATACTCGGCGGACGGCTCGTCTCGGTGCAGAACCAGTTCTCGCCGGCGTTCCGATCCAGCCTCGACGAACTCCGGCACTGCGCCGATCTCGGCATCGCCTTCCTGCCGTGGTCCCCGCTGGGCGGCATCCGCCGCGCCGCCGCTGTCGGCGAGCGGCACACGGCGTTCCAGACCGTCGCCGACGCCCACGGCGTGAGCCCGCAGCAGATCGCGCTCGCCTGGGAGCTGGCCCTCGCGCCCGTCGTGATCCCGATCCCGGGCGCGTCCCGTCCCGCGAGCGTCCAGGACTCGGTGCGCGCCGCCGAGCTGACCCTCGGCGCCGACGAACTCGCCGCACTGTCACACGCCGGCTGACCCCGCCCGTCCTGTGTGCGAATCTGACCAGCGGATCCGACCATCCGAAAGGAAAAGGCCGTGAAGACCTTCACCCTGCCCGGCACCAAGATCGTCGCCCCGAACGTGGTGCTCGGCTTGATGCGCATCGCCGAGAAGACCGACGACGAGATCCGTGAACTCGTGCGCACCGCGCGCGACGCGGGCATCGACTTCCTCGACCACGCCGACGTCTACGGCCGTGAGCTGCACGAGTGCGAACGCCGCTTCGCCGAGGCGATGGCGCTCAGCCCGTCGCAGCGCGACGAGTTCACGATCCAGACGAAGGCCGGGATCGTCACGGACGGGCCGTACTTCGACTTCTCGTACGAGCACATCGTCAAGTCCGCCGAGGCCTCACTCGACGCGCTGCGGACCGACCACATCGACATCCTGCTGCTGCACCGCCCCGACGCGCTCGTGGAGCCCGAGGAGGTGGCCCGCGCTTTCGACGAGCTCGAATCGTCCGGCAAGGTCCGCGCCTTCGGTGTCTCGAACCACACCCCGCGCCAGATCGACCTGCTGCGCAAGTACGTGCGTCAGCCGATCGTGGCCAACCAGCTCCAGCTCTCGATCACCCACCAGCCGATCATCGCTCAGGGTGTCTCCGCGAACATGCTCGCCGAGCAGCAGTCGGTCACTCTCGACGGCGGCGGGATCGTCGACTACTGCCGGCTGAACGACATCACCGTCCAGGCGTGGTCGCCCTTCCAGGCCGGCTTCTTCACGGGCGTCTTCCTCGGCTCGCCCGACTACCCCGAGCTCAACGCCGTCATCGACCGGCTCGCGGGGCAGTACGACGTCCCGCCGATCGCGATCGCGACCGCGTGGATCACCCGCCACCCCGCTCAGATGCAGGTCGTGCTCGGCACCACCAGCCCCGAGCGCGTCGCGGGCGCGGCCCAGGGCTCGGAGCTGCCTCTCACCCGGGCCGAGTGGTACGAGCTGTTCCGCGCCTCGGGCCACCTCGTTCCCTGAGCCCGGACGCCCGGACATCCGGCCGCGTCGTTGAGGACGACGGCGACGGCGACGCTCACGACGCCCCCTCGGCGTCGTTCATCATGGCGATCCAGCTGTGGGGCGCGTCGTCGCCGAGCGCGGGCGCACGACAGGCGCTGCGTGCCGTCGCGCGTGCCGCAACGCGGGGTCTCCGACTCCGCGGGCGTGCTCGTGAACTACATCCTCGGTGTCGCCGAGCGGTGGGCCCAACTCCACCCCGCCACATACCC is from Streptomyces sp. NBC_00370 and encodes:
- a CDS encoding aldo/keto reductase, whose protein sequence is MQRRTVGTRTVSPIGFGGMPISIEGRPDEARSIATIHAALDAGVTLIDTADAYHRDAGEVGHNEDLIARALRSYGGDTGDVLIATKGGHLRPGDGSWTLNGRPEYLKQAAKASAQRLGVEAIGLYQFHRPDPEVPYADSIGAVRDLLDEGVIAMAGISNATVAQIDEANEILGGRLVSVQNQFSPAFRSSLDELRHCADLGIAFLPWSPLGGIRRAAAVGERHTAFQTVADAHGVSPQQIALAWELALAPVVIPIPGASRPASVQDSVRAAELTLGADELAALSHAG
- a CDS encoding aldo/keto reductase, whose translation is MKTFTLPGTKIVAPNVVLGLMRIAEKTDDEIRELVRTARDAGIDFLDHADVYGRELHECERRFAEAMALSPSQRDEFTIQTKAGIVTDGPYFDFSYEHIVKSAEASLDALRTDHIDILLLHRPDALVEPEEVARAFDELESSGKVRAFGVSNHTPRQIDLLRKYVRQPIVANQLQLSITHQPIIAQGVSANMLAEQQSVTLDGGGIVDYCRLNDITVQAWSPFQAGFFTGVFLGSPDYPELNAVIDRLAGQYDVPPIAIATAWITRHPAQMQVVLGTTSPERVAGAAQGSELPLTRAEWYELFRASGHLVP